The Stenotrophomonas sp. ZAC14D1_NAIMI4_1 DNA segment GCACGGTGCGCCCGCCGGGACCGACGTCAATCCAGCCAGCCATCACGCTCGCTGTGCAGGATCCGCCCATCGTGCCCGCTCAGGCGCACTTCCACGCGCTGGTTGCGGGCGTTGCGCGCTTCCAGTGACCAGGTCGCGCCATCGCGTTCCAGCGAATGGATCTCACGCAGGCCATGGGCCTGTGCCTTGGCCAGCACCTGCTCGGTGCCCAGCAGCGTGCGGCCATCGTGCTCGTCGAAAATCTCGCCGGTCTTCGGGTCGACATAGACCTCGCTGAAGCGGCCATCGGCACGGCTGACATCCGCCTCCCACAGGCCATCATCGCGCTCGATCTCATGGATCTGCGTGTAGCCGGCCTTGCGCAGGGTCTGTTCGACCTGGGCCATGCCCAGCGGTGCCGCCTGCACGGCCGGGGCGAAGGCCAGGGCGACGACGGTGGCGAGGGTGAGCGACTTCAACATGGGGGTTCTCCTGTTCG contains these protein-coding regions:
- a CDS encoding PepSY domain-containing protein, yielding MLKSLTLATVVALAFAPAVQAAPLGMAQVEQTLRKAGYTQIHEIERDDGLWEADVSRADGRFSEVYVDPKTGEIFDEHDGRTLLGTEQVLAKAQAHGLREIHSLERDGATWSLEARNARNQRVEVRLSGHDGRILHSERDGWLD